The window AAGTCGGGCATCGAGACGCGTTCGGGGTTCAGGAAACGTTCGAACAGCAGGTTGTAGCGCAGCGGGTCCAGGTCGGTGATCAGCAGGCAATAGGCCACCAGCGAGCCGGCGCCGGAACCGCGACCAGGGCCGACGGGCACGCCATTGTTCTTGGCCCACTGGATGAAGTCCGCCACGATCAGGAAGTAGCCCGGGAACTTCATCTTGATGATGGTGTTGTTCTCGAACTCCAGCCGCGCCTCATAGCGCGGACGCTGCTTCTCACGCTCGGCTTCGTTGGGGAACAGTTCCTTCAAGCGCACTTCCAGCCCGGCCTTGGTCTGGGCCACCAGGAAGTCGTCGATGGTCATGCCATCCGGGGTGGGGAAATCCGGCAGTTGCGGCTTGCCCAGTTGCAGCACGAGGTTGCAGCGCTTGGCGATTTCCACGGTGTTGGCCACGGCGCCCGGCAGGTCGGCGAACAGCTCGACCATCTCGGCCTGCGACTTGAAGTATTGCTGTTCGTTGAAACGCCTGACCCGGCGCGCATTGGCCATGATCTCGCCTTCGGCGATACAGGTGCGGGCTTCGTGGGCGATGAATTCTTCCGGGCTCTGGAACTGGATCGGGTGCGTGGCCACGCACGGCAGGCCCAGCTTGGCGCCCAGGGCGACGCTCTGGCGCACCTGCACTTCCATGTTGGCCTGGCCGGCGCGTTGCAGTTCCAGGTAGAAGGCGCCGGGGAAGATCTCGGCCCAGCGGCGCGCGCAGGCTTCGGCCTGGGCCAGGTTGCCGTTGTCGATGGCCTGGCCGATGTCGCCCATGGCGGCGCCGGACAGGGCGATCAAGCCATTGCCGCCCTCCTGGTGGCGCAGCGCGTCCAGCCATTCCATGCGCACTTCGGCGCGGCCCTTGTACTGGTTATTGAGCCAGGCTTGTGACAATACTTCGCACAGTTGCAGGTAACCGTGACGATTCTTGATCAGCACCAGCAGGCGGAAGGGCTTTTCGCGGTCGGCATCGTTGGTGATCCACAGGTCGCAGCCGGCGATGGGCTTGACGCCCTTGCCGCGCGCTTCCTTGTAGAAACGCACCATGCAGAACAGGTTGGCGAGGTCGGTCACCGCCAGGGCGGCTTGGCCATCCTTGGCAGCGGCCTTGACGATGTCGTCGATACGCACCAGGCCGTCCACGATGGAATACTCCGAGTGCATACGGAGGTGTACAAATTGCGGGGTAGTCATGGGGCGACATTTTACCGGACCTTGGCACGGCCGCCCCTGCCGCAAGCTCGGCTTTTGTCAGGAAATTGGACTTTGTTGTGAATGATTTACGCAAAATCGGCCACCGGATCGAGACGGGCTGCCTTGATCTGCATCAGAGAAGCGCCACAGCGCGGGGGCGCAGCCCGCCAAATAGCTGCGGACGCCCTGCCCGCCCGTATATAATGCTGACAATTCAAAGACTTAGAGCTGAGTAACGAACCATGCAGTCCCCCGATACACCCTACGTCAACATTGCCGCCTACAAATTCGTCAGTTTCGACGACACCGCTGAAAAGCGTCCGCAATTCCTGGCCTTTTGCCAACAGCACAACCTGCGCGGCACCGTGATCCTGAGCCCGGAAGGCATCAACCTCTTCCTGGCCGGCCTGCGCGCCGACATCGACGCCTTCCTGGCCTGGCTGCGCGCCGATGCGCGCTTTGCCGACCTGATCGTCAAGGAAAGCTATTCCGAGAAACAGCCCTTCACCCGCATGCTGGTCAAGCTCAAGGCCGAGATCATTACCATGAAGCATCCGCTGATCAAGCCGGAACTGGGCCGCGCGCCCTTCGTGGAGCCCAAGGACCTCAAGCGCTGGCTGGACCAGGGCCATGATGACGAGGGCCGTCCGGTGGTGATGGTGGATACCCGCAACGGCTTTGAAGTCGACGTCGGCACCTTCGACAACACGGTGGACTACCGCATCAGCAAGTTCACCGAATTCCCCAAGGTCATCGAAGACCACAAGGCCGATTTCGAAGGCAAGACCGTGGTGACCTTCTGCACCGGCGGCATCCGCTGCGAAAAGGCGGCCATTCATATGCAGAACATCGGCTATGACCATGTCTACCAGCTCGAAGGCGGCATCCTGAAGTACTTCGAAGACGTCGGCGGCGCCCACTACCAGGGCGATTGCTTCGTCTTCGACTACCGCACCGCGCTGAGCCCGGAACTGAAGGAAACCCAGACCGCGCAATGCTTCGCCTGCCGCGCCGTGGTCACTCCGCGCGAGCAGCTCTCGCCGGATTACGTCCCGGGCAAGTCCTGCCCCCATTGCGCCGGCAAGCAGCAGGCGGCGCAGGAAGCCAGTTCCGCCGCAGCCTGATCGCCACGCCGCCCAGGCCAGGAAAAAGCCGACCCTTGTGAGGTCGGCTTTTTTACATCTTCACTTCTTCGATATACCAAATGAAGATTACTTCTTGAACCGGGCCGCCGTTTCCACCACGCGCGCACCAAACAGCTTGGCCGTTTCCAGGTCACCCGGCAGTGGGCCCTCTTCCGGCGAGGAATCCGACGGGCTTTGCGCCATCAGGCCCGAGAAGGAACCGACGAAGTTGATGTCGTTGCGTTGCGCGGCCTTGCTGTTGGCAGGCATCAGGCCGGTGCCGACCCAGATCATGCTGTGCTGCATGCCCAGCGTGAACAGGTAGTGCAGGGTCGAGAGCTTGTCGCCGTTCATGGTGGCCGAGTTGGTGAAGGCGGCGCCGACCTTGTCCTTCCACTTCTGGCTGAACCAGGGCTTGGAGGAGGCGTCGGCGAATTTCTTGAACTGCCAGGACACGGTACCCATGTAGGTCGGCGAACCGAAGATGATGGCGTCGGCCGCATCCAGGCTGGCCCATTGTTCATCGGTGATGGTGCCTTCGGCGCTGATGGCGATCAGCTCGACATTGGCACCGGCAACGCCGGCAGCACCAGCCTGTACCGCTTCAGCCTGCTTCTTGGTGTGGCCGTAGCCGGAGTGATAGACGATGGCAACTTTGGTCATGACGAAATTCCTTCTCTAGAGAGTGAGGTAACACGGGAAAAACCGCCGGTGTGATCGGTACCGGCGGAGGGGGCTACTGCAAACTGCCTACGACATCCGGGCGCTGAAGTTCTCAGCGCGGCAGGTCGAACAACAACACTTCAGCCTTGTCGCCACCGCCGATCTCGATGCGGTCGACCGCACTGAGCTTGACGGCGTCGCCGGCTTCCAGGGCCTGGCCATTGACGCTGATCTTGCCGCGAGCCACATGCACATAGCCCAGGCGGCCTTGCGGCAGGGTGTACTCGGCGGTTTGGGCGCCGTCGAAGAGGCCCGCATACAGCTGGGCGTCCTGGTTCATGCTGACCGAACCGTCGCGGCCATCGGCCGAGGCGACCAGACGCAGCTTGCCGTCCTTGTCAGCCGCCGAGAAGTGCGCCTCCTGATAACCCGGTTCAGCGCCGGCGCGGTCAGGCATGATCCAGATCTGCAGGAAGTGCGTGGTGCCGTCCTGGGAGTGGTTGTACTCCGAGTGACGCACGCCCGTGCCTGCACTCATGCGTTGCACGTCACCGGGACGGATCACGCTGCCATTGCCCATGCTGTCCTTGTGGGCCAGTTCGCCTTCGAGCACATAGGAAATGATCTCCATGTCGCGGTGGCCGTGCGTACCGAAGCCCTGGCCGGCGGCCACGCGGTCTTCGTTGATCACGCGCAAGGGGCCGAAGCCCATGTGCCTGGGATCATAGTAGTCCGCGAATGAAAAGCTGTGATACGAATCCAGCCAACCGTGGTTGGCGTGGCCACGATCGTTCGCTTTGCGAATTTCCATCATGTCAACACCTCTTTCTTCAGTAAGGTACGCACCGGAATTGGTTTGTACAAAATGTTTGTCGATGGCGTCACTATAGTTGCTATCTTTTTCGCAGATAAGGTCTAAAATCCGTAGTGTTCATTCAAAAAATTTAAACAAGTGGAAGTCTCGTGAACCTGACCCTCGAATCCCTGCTGATCCTGGACATGATCGACCGCAAGGGCAGCTTTGCCGCGGCCGCGGTGGCGCTGGACCGCGTGCCCTCGGCGCTGACCTATAGCGTGCGCAAGCTGGAAGACGACCTCGACGTCTTGCTGTTCGACCGCCGTGGCCACCGCGCCCAGTTGACACCGGCGGGCCTGCAGTTGTTGCAGGAAGGGCGTCATCTGCTGCTGGCGGCCAATGACCTGGAGCAGCGCGTCAAGCGCACGGCGACCGGTCGCGAGACCGAATTGCACATCGTGCTCAACAGCCTGATTCCCTTCGACAAGATGCTGCCCATCATCGCCGCCTTCGATCGCGAACAGTCCGGCACACGGTTGCGCTTCACTCCCGGGGTGCTCACCGGCGCCTGGGAAAAGCTCATCGAGGGGCGCGCCAACCTGGTCATCGGCGTCACGCTGGACGGCCCCGAGGTGGTGCGCACCAGCGGCCGCTTCCAGATGCAGGAACTGGGGGCGGTGGACTGGGTGTTCGTGGTAGCCCCGCAGCATCCCCTGGCCGGGGTCGAAGAACCGCTTTCCGCCGAACTGGTCCGCAGCCATCGGGCCATTGCGGTGGGCGACAACAGCCAGTCGCTGCCCACCCTGACCATGGGCCTGCTGTCCGGCCAGGAGACGCTGACCGTAGCCACCGTGGCCGACAAGCTGCAAGCTCAGTTGGCCGGCCTGGGCTGCGGTCATCTGCCGCGTATCTGGGCCGAGCCCTACCTGGCCTCGGGCGCGCTGGTGGAAAAGCAGACGCTGGCGGCCAAGCCGAATGACAACTTCATGGTGGCCTGGCCCAAGGCTGAGCAGGGCAAATCCTTGAAATGGTTCATCCAGCACCTGGCGCAGCCGCATGTACGCCAGTCGCTGATCGGACCGGTACCGATGCGGGGGCCAGCGTGAGCTGCCACGCCTATGTCGGCCGCTTTGCGCCCTCGCCTTCCGGCCCGCTGCATGCCGGCTCGCTGGTGGCGGCCCTGGCCAGCTATCTGGACGCGCGCGTGCATGCTGGCCGCTGGCTGCTGCGTATCGAAGACATCGACGAAACCCGCACCGTGCAAGGCGCTGCACAGGACATCATCGCCACCCTGGCAGCGCTGGACATGCGTTCCGACGGCCCGGTGCTGGTGCAGAGCCAGCGCAAGGCGCGCTACCAGCTGGCGCGCGATCGGCTGGGCGCACTGGCCTACCCCTGTGGTTGCAGCCGCAAGGAAATTGCCGATTCACGGGTGGGTACCGCCAGCGACGGCGCAGCCCTCTATCCTGGCACCTGCCGCCATGGCCTGGCGCCAGGAAAGCAGGCGCGCACGCTGCGCCTGCGCGTGCCCGACCCGGGCCAGGCAGGTGAACTGGTGCAATTCGAGGATCGCTGGCTGGGTCCGCAGGCGCAGCACCTGGCCGCCGAGGTGGGCGACTTCGTGCTGCAGCGGGCCGACGGTTTCTGGGCCTATCAACTGGCCGTGGTGGTGGATGACGCCGAGCAGGGCGTGACCGACATCGTGCGAGGAGCAGACCTGCTGGATTCGACAGCACGACAGATCTACCTGCAAGGCCTGCTGGGCTATCCGACGCCGCGGTATCTGCACGTGCCGTTGCTGATGAATGAAACCGGAGAGAAGTTTTCCAAGCAGAACGGCGCGCAGGCGCTGGACCTGAACCAGCCGCTGCAAGCACTGCAGCAGGCGG is drawn from Herbaspirillum seropedicae and contains these coding sequences:
- a CDS encoding sulfurtransferase, giving the protein MQSPDTPYVNIAAYKFVSFDDTAEKRPQFLAFCQQHNLRGTVILSPEGINLFLAGLRADIDAFLAWLRADARFADLIVKESYSEKQPFTRMLVKLKAEIITMKHPLIKPELGRAPFVEPKDLKRWLDQGHDDEGRPVVMVDTRNGFEVDVGTFDNTVDYRISKFTEFPKVIEDHKADFEGKTVVTFCTGGIRCEKAAIHMQNIGYDHVYQLEGGILKYFEDVGGAHYQGDCFVFDYRTALSPELKETQTAQCFACRAVVTPREQLSPDYVPGKSCPHCAGKQQAAQEASSAAA
- a CDS encoding flavodoxin family protein gives rise to the protein MTKVAIVYHSGYGHTKKQAEAVQAGAAGVAGANVELIAISAEGTITDEQWASLDAADAIIFGSPTYMGTVSWQFKKFADASSKPWFSQKWKDKVGAAFTNSATMNGDKLSTLHYLFTLGMQHSMIWVGTGLMPANSKAAQRNDINFVGSFSGLMAQSPSDSSPEEGPLPGDLETAKLFGARVVETAARFKK
- a CDS encoding pirin family protein; the protein is MMEIRKANDRGHANHGWLDSYHSFSFADYYDPRHMGFGPLRVINEDRVAAGQGFGTHGHRDMEIISYVLEGELAHKDSMGNGSVIRPGDVQRMSAGTGVRHSEYNHSQDGTTHFLQIWIMPDRAGAEPGYQEAHFSAADKDGKLRLVASADGRDGSVSMNQDAQLYAGLFDGAQTAEYTLPQGRLGYVHVARGKISVNGQALEAGDAVKLSAVDRIEIGGGDKAEVLLFDLPR
- a CDS encoding LysR family transcriptional regulator; this translates as MNLTLESLLILDMIDRKGSFAAAAVALDRVPSALTYSVRKLEDDLDVLLFDRRGHRAQLTPAGLQLLQEGRHLLLAANDLEQRVKRTATGRETELHIVLNSLIPFDKMLPIIAAFDREQSGTRLRFTPGVLTGAWEKLIEGRANLVIGVTLDGPEVVRTSGRFQMQELGAVDWVFVVAPQHPLAGVEEPLSAELVRSHRAIAVGDNSQSLPTLTMGLLSGQETLTVATVADKLQAQLAGLGCGHLPRIWAEPYLASGALVEKQTLAAKPNDNFMVAWPKAEQGKSLKWFIQHLAQPHVRQSLIGPVPMRGPA
- the gluQRS gene encoding tRNA glutamyl-Q(34) synthetase GluQRS, whose amino-acid sequence is MSCHAYVGRFAPSPSGPLHAGSLVAALASYLDARVHAGRWLLRIEDIDETRTVQGAAQDIIATLAALDMRSDGPVLVQSQRKARYQLARDRLGALAYPCGCSRKEIADSRVGTASDGAALYPGTCRHGLAPGKQARTLRLRVPDPGQAGELVQFEDRWLGPQAQHLAAEVGDFVLQRADGFWAYQLAVVVDDAEQGVTDIVRGADLLDSTARQIYLQGLLGYPTPRYLHVPLLMNETGEKFSKQNGAQALDLNQPLQALQQAAAFLGLDTGAARDREGFWALALTGWQARFGPR